In Centropristis striata isolate RG_2023a ecotype Rhode Island chromosome 15, C.striata_1.0, whole genome shotgun sequence, a genomic segment contains:
- the micu2 gene encoding calcium uptake protein 2, mitochondrial yields MASWGRVAALLRNVWRSPRCMKSVALRRVVGPALLGSGIGSGVICFYQYHVNNRTLPFAVHAEEQKEAAPPQMSARKVRFNQFASVVYQEEPYMTPRDFLFSVMLENVDRKLQKRHLTTQDVNKMLDAASRARPGNELFRSIGDNGLISYTEYLFLLTILTKPRTGFHIAFKMLDVDSNENVDKKEFLKLKNIIGKSKTRLPKDVTEKPVEEAEGVNTTLQTYFFGKRGHNKLQYKEFHRFMEDLQAEVQEMEFLQFSRGMDTMRREDFAEWLLHYTNEEDNEVYWENMRKRIPAGQSITFEEFKAFCLFTNNLEDFAFSMKLVTGAHRPVGMAQFKRAVRIATGHDLSENVLDTVFKLFDMDGDSCLSHKEFMGVMNDRVLRGLKVQHQSGFSGYWKCVKRETMKAAREALGDTGCPI; encoded by the exons ATGGCCAGCTGGGGAAGAGTCGCCGCCTTGTTGAGGAATGTTTGGAGGAGTCCTCGGTGTATGAAGAGTGTGGCCCTGCGCCGTGTTGTCGGACCCGCTCTTCTGGGCTCCGGAATCGGAAGCGGGGTGATCTGTTTCTACCAGTATCATGTCAACAACAGGACTCTGCCGTTCGCCGTTCACGCTGAGGAGCAAAAA GAAGCTGCACCTCCCCAGATGTCTGCCAGGAAGGTCCGTTTCAACCAATTCGCCTCAGTGGTCTACCAAGAGGAGCCCTACATGACCCCCAGAGACTTCCTCTTCTCTGTAATGCTGGAGAATGTTGACC GAAAGCTACAAAAGAGACATTTAACAACACAG GACGTTAACAAGATGCTGGATGCTGCCTCTAGAGCTCGGCCTGGTAACGAACTGTTCAGGTCCATAGGAGACAATG GTTTGATATCCTACACAGAGTATCTGTTCCTGCTGACAATCCTGACCA AGCCGCGTACAGGATTTCATATAGCTTTCAAAATGCTTGATGTTGACAGCAATGAGAATGTGGACAAAAAGGAGTTTCTCAAG cTGAAGAACATCATTGGAAAAAGTAAAACGAGACTTCCCAAGGACGTCACAGAG AAACCAGTGGAAGAAGCTGAGGGTGTAAACACAACTCTGCAGACCTACTTCTTTGGGAAGAGAGGACACAACAAGTTGCAGTATAAAGAGTTCCACAG GTTCATGGAGGACCTGCAggctgaagtccaggagatggAGTTCCTGCAGTTCTCCAGAGGTATGGACACCATGCGTAGAGAGGACTTTGCAGAGTGGCTGCTCCACTACACCAATGAAGAGGACAACGAAGTCTACTGGGAGAACATGAGGAAGAGGATCCCTGCTGGCCAG AGTATCACGTTTGAGGAGTTCAAAGCCTTCTGTCTGTTCACCAACAATCTGGAGGACTTTGCCTTTTCAATGAAGCTGGTCACTGGAGCCCACCGTCCTGTCGGAATGG CCCAGTTCAAACGAGCTGTGAGGATCGCCACAGGCCACGATCTGTCTGAGAATGTCCTGGACACTGTGTTTAAACTGTTTGACATGGACGGAGACAGCTGCCTCAGCCATAAGGAGTTCATGGGTGTGATGAACGACAGAGTGCTGCGAGGTCTGAAG GTGCAGCATCAGAGCGGCTTCTCTGGCTACTGGAAATGTGTGAAGAGAGAGACCATGAAAGCAGCGCGGGAGGCCCTGGGTGACACTGGGTGCCCCATCTGA
- the LOC131987092 gene encoding interferon regulatory factor 2-binding protein 1-like — protein MSSASQSSSRRQWCYLCDLPKMPWAMLWEFSEAVCRGCVNYDGADRIELLIETARQLKSTHGVLDGRSPGPQQGKASSAGPLEAGRQHGERIDRGRGEYGVSARLPNGLHRAEDVSMSEGSRQSPNTRRAIVGAVPSLHGTISHALIAQGLVAAPHGLLAPLSRAGATPIAVSSGPIMGDAGRRQVVSLGVGASTSALVGIDSAVWRNNEVMAELNEVARSRVEGWPNRPKAVRDVLVALSSCVPFNVRFRKDHNLMGRVLAFDASTTPEFELKVFVEYPAGSGMIFSGVPDLVRQMFRDSAKDAGKAVNSGLRYVEYEKRQGTGDWRGLSELLNDGVRMFKEPPIPEVLPQPEAGLPMAAAGRPVPAKTTTRRRKASPGSENGESEGRPEHPGREPWPRGAYSGMEPLPGMAAPQEGPPRLHSQPSPISALMGVADSLSSSQMARDSPSMSTAHSSSAGRPTSSSPSTASTSVSQAALGQSLSAAGQSSSASAGESTSSAQGTLLCCTLCRERLEDTHFVQCPSVPHHKFCFPCTRGFIRSQGQGGEVYCPSGERCPLAGSSVPWAFMQGEISTILAGDGDVTVKKESDP, from the coding sequence ATGTCCTCCGCCTCGCAGTCTTCCTCCAGACGGCAGTGGTGCTACCTCTGCGATCTGCCCAAGATGCCCTGGGCCATGCTGTGGGAGTTCAGCGAGGCTGTGTGCCGGGGATGTGTCAACTACGACGGGGCGGACCGGATAGAGCTCCTCATTGAGACTGCCAGGCAGCTGAAGAGCACCCACGGAGTGCTAGACGGCAGGTCCCCCGGTCCACAGCAGGGCAAAGCCAGCTCTGCCGGGCCCCTGGAGGCAGGGCGGCAGCATGGGGAGCGGATAGATAGGGGGAGGGGGGAGTATGGGGTGTCTGCTCGCCTCCCCAATGGCCTCCACAGAGCTGAAGATGTGTCCATGTCAGAGGGCAGCAGACAGAGCCCCAACACGCGCCGGGCCATAGTGGGGGCAGTTCCTAGTCTCCATGGCACCATATCCCATGCCTTGATAGCTCAGGGGTTAGTAGCAGCCCCTCATGGGCTTCTAGCCCCCTTATCCAGGGCTGGGGCTACACCAATTGCAGTCTCATCTGGCCCCATAATGGGTGATGCTGGCAGAAGACAGGTGGTGTCCCTGGGTGTGGGAGCCAGCACGTCTGCTCTGGTGGGTATAGATTCTGCAGTGTGGAGGAACAATGAAGTGATGGCAGAACTGAACGAGGTGGCTCGTAGCAGGGTTGAAGGCTGGCCCAATCGTCCCAAAGCGGTCCGGGATGTGCTTGTAGCGCTCAGCAGCTGCGTTCCCTTCAACGTGCGCTTCAGGAAAGACCATAATCTGATGGGTCGTGTTCTGGCCTTCGACGCCAGCACAACTCCAGAGTTTGAGCTGAAGGTATTTGTGGAGTATCCTGCCGGCTCCGGGATGATCTTCTCAGGAGTCCCGGACCTGGTCAGGCAGATGTTCCGCGACTCGGCCAAAGATGCAGGTAAAGCGGTGAACTCTGGGCTGCGTTATGTGGAATACGAGAAGCGACAAGGAACGGGAGACTGGCGTGGGCTGTCTGAGCTGTTGAATGATGGCGTACGCATGTTCAAAGAGCCCCCGATACCAGAGGTTCTGCCACAGCCAGAGGCAGGTTTGCCCATGGCAGCTGCCGGACGCCCTGTTCCAGCAAAGACCACAACTCGGCGTCGCAAGGCTTCTCCAGGCTCTGAGAATGGAGAAAGCGAAGGGAGGCCTGAACACCCAGGGAGAGAGCCCTGGCCCCGGGGTGCTTACTCAGGCATGGAACCTCTTCCTGGCATGGCCGCTCCTCAAGAGGGCCCACCCCGTTTACACAGCCAACCCTCACCCATCTCAGCGCTGATGGGAGTGGCAGACAGCCTGAGCTCCAGCCAGATGGCCAGAGATAGCCCCAGCATGTCCACAGCCCACTCCTCCTCCGCTGGACgccccaccagcagcagcccCTCCACTGCCTCCACCTCAGTCTCCCAGGCAGCCTTGGGCCAGAGTCTAAGTGCGGCGGGGCAGAGCAGCAGCGCCAGCGCCGGAGAGTCCACCAGCAGCGCCCAGGGCACTCTGCTCTGCTGCACCCTCTGCAGAGAGCGCTTGGAGGACACACATTTTGTCCAGTGTCCGTCTGTCCCGCATCACAAGTTCTGCTTCCCCTGCACCCGAGGGTTCATCCGCAGCCAAGGCCAAGGTGGAGAGGTGTACTGCCCCAGTGGAGAGCGCTGTCCCCTGGCTGGCTCCTCTGTGCCTTGGGCCTTCATGCAGGGAGAGATCTCAACCATCCTGGCCGGAGATGGAGACGTGACAGTAAAGAAGGAGAGTGACCCTTGA